Proteins encoded within one genomic window of Anastrepha ludens isolate Willacy chromosome 4, idAnaLude1.1, whole genome shotgun sequence:
- the LOC128862024 gene encoding uncharacterized protein LOC128862024 — protein sequence MKMKTVLIRYILVLCALLLANSAYAADEYCDPDSDGKPICQSISNGQTYRNFWNPTRYWVCNGSGEPISKRCPSGTAFSGETNKCVPWIDWVWVPPCPEVN from the exons ATGAAAATGAAAACCG TCCTTATCCGCTACATCTTAGTCCTGTGCGCTTTGCTCCTGGCTAACTCTGCCTATGCTGCTGATGAGTACTGTGATCCGGACAGCGATGGCAAGCCTATTTGTCAGTCCATTTCAAACGGTCAAACATATCGCAACTTCTGGAATCCCACAAGGTATTGGGTGTGCAATGGAAGTGGTGAACCGATATCCAAACGCTGTCCCAGCGGTACTGCTTTTAGTGGTGAAACTAATAAATGTGTGCCATGGATCGATTGGGTGTGGGTGCCGCCATGTCCTGAAGTTAATTAA